The DNA segment CCGCCGCTTTCCGGAAGCACCCGGGGCTGGTTCGTCAGCCGTCCCGGAGAGGTTCGTAGCAGCAGGATCGAGTTGCGGTACTACCGCAGGCCTGGTGGGGGAGCGGGTGGGCTGGGTGTGGGGCGCGCCATCAGGCCCGCGGGAATGGGCGGAACGCAGCACCTCGGTGGTCGGGCGGCCTTGCGGTTTAATCATCCCCGTCATCCCCGTCATCCCCGTCATCCCCGTCGTCTCCTACGTCCTCACCATCGTCGAGGTCGTCGCCGTCGTCGCCCGCGTCGTCGTCAGCGTCGTCGTCGTCGTCTCCTACGTCGTCGCCGTCGTCGTCACCTCCGCCAGGATCGGAGTTGTCATCGGTGTCTCCCGGGATGGGTGGTGGGGGAGGCACCACCTCGACCGCCAGACCGGTTGGCTCGGTAGTGGGATCCGACGGCGACGCGTCGGACGGAGACGGCGTGGACGCCGGGGTGGACGGTGCCGATCCGGGGGAAGACGGTGGGGATCCGGGCGTTCGGGTTGCGGTATCTGTGAACGAGGAGCCGAGGTCCGCGGGCACGGGATCTGCCAGCGAACCGATAATCCCTATCGCCGCCGCAACCACTCCACCCGCGCAGGCCACACCCACCACCCAGGTATGGAGCTCCGAAGACTTCATGGGTTAAGTATCCCGACAAAAGATGAGATGCACATGAGAGTCCGTCAGGTCATTGTTCGTCCGCGAGGGTCCGCAGTAGCGGTTCGGTCCGGTAGGGAATGTGCTCGTGTAGGGCGAGGACTGTCTCGGTACGAATGACTCCCTTGATCCGCAGAATCGACCGGAGTGCTGACTGGAGGTGGTGGGTGTCCTTGGCCGTCACGCGGCACCAGACATCCCCTCGACCGGAGATCTCGTGAACCTCCAGTACCTGATGGAGACGGCGTAGCCCACTGATCACCCCATCAAGTTCGCGGTGGGAGACCTCGATGGTTACGAATGCCGCGACATCGTAGTTGAGGGCCTCCAGATCGAGCTCACGCCCGCTGGCGCGCAGGGTGCCGGATCGGAGCAGCCGTCGAATCCGCGACTGTGCGGTGTTGCGGGCCACTCCGAGGTGTTCGCTCAGCTCACCGATCTGGGCTCGGGGGTCCCGGACCAGCTCCAGGAGGAGACGGATATCGACCAGGTCCAATTTGCTCACGACGTGCACTTCCAATCAGTTGGATGGCTCAAAACTGATGATTTTGATCAAGTCTAACGACAAATATGTTCCCAATAATCCTGTGGCCCGGAGAATATAGGGGAGATGTGCTGTTTGTTCTACTGTATGGAGAAGTTGTGAGCGTGCTGAGCGAGCTGCGGATGAAGCCGCCGGAGAAGGTGCGCTGGGGCTGGGATGCGTCGGTGAGGGCGAGGCTGGTCCTTGCGGCGGTGGTCATTTCCACCCTGCTCATTGGCGCCAATCTGGCGACTCCCCTGTACCCGCTGCTGCAGGCCGAGTTGGATATCACTTCGTTCGAGGTCACGGTGGCCTTCTCGGCCTATGTGGTGACGCTGGTGGTGGGCCTGCTGATGGTGGGGCATTGGTCGGATCACGTCGGGAGACGGGCGGCCCTTGTCCTGGCCATTGTGATCGGCTTCGCTGGGGCTGGCGTCTTTGGAGCGGCGTCGTCGTTGCCCATGTTGGTCCTGGGGCGGTGTCTCCAGGGCGCATCTGTCGCTCTCGCAACAGGAGCCAGTTCCGCGGCCCTGCGCGATCTCCTGCCGCATAGACCCGACTGGGCCTCTCGATTCACGCTCCTTGCGTCGGCAGGAGGGGTTGCGGCCGGCCCCGTCATCGGCGGGCTGCTGTCCCTCCTGCCGGATCCCACCCGGACGCCCTTCGCACTGTACTCACTGGTTCTGGCTGCCCTGCTGCTGCCTCTCCTGACCTTGAAGGCTCGGCCGGCAATCCGTGCCGCCGATGCCTCGTCGCCTTTCAAGGCGCTCAGGCCCCGCCGGCCCGTTGTCTCGCGGGCTGCTGGGCGTGCCTTCTGGAATGCATCGGCCGTCGGATTCCTGAGCTTCGCGGTCTTCGGTTTCACGCTGAGCCTCGCCCCGACCTACTTCGCGTCCCTGGCCGGTACCGACTTCCGCCCACTAATTGGTCTCCTGGCAGCTCTGGTTTTGGGATCGTCGGCGGTTAGCCAATTAATGCGGGTGCGGGGCAGGCATGTCGTCGCAGTCGGATTGACGGCTCTGGGCCTTGGCGTGGCACTGATTCCGGTCGCAGGTGCGCTGGACAGCGTCGCTCTGCTGGTCTTGGCCTGCTTCCTGGCCGGGGCGGGCCAGGGAATCGCTTTTCGCACCGTCTTCAACGAGGTTGCCCTCCAGGTCGAGCCGTCCCAGCATTCCCAGATCATCAGCACGCTCTACGTGTTGACTTATCTCGGCAGCGCCGCCCCGGTGGTGGGGTTGGGGGCTGCGGTGGAACGGTGGGGACTGGACCGGGCAGTCCTGGGATTTGCGGCAGTGATTGCGTTCGCCAGTCTCTTGCTGGCTACCGTTAGCCTTCTGCGGACTCTGCGCTCACGGCCGGTGGACTGATCGGCCCTGCGTTTCAGGTTCACAAACACAAAGATTAATTTGCAAAGAATTGCTTGCAAAGAAACCTTTGCAGATCTATCCTTGAGAGATGAATCCTCGAGACGAGCCAACGGACCGCTCAGACGACCGCACTCTTGATCTGGCGGGGCTAAAAGCACTGTCCCATCCGCTGAGAATCCAGCTTCTTGAACAGTTGTCGCAACGTGGTCCGCAGACGGCGAGTTCGCTCGCCGCCAGTCTGGGGGAGTCCAGCGGTGCCACCAGCTATCACCTTCGCCAGCTCGCCAAGCATTCGCTGGTCCGGGAGGTAGAGGGACGGGGGTCCGCCCGGGAGCGGTGGTGGGAACGACCTCCGGGGGCTCTCACGCTGTTCTCCAAGAATCTTGCAGCAGATCCAGCAGCATTGCACGCCTCGAAGATCGTGAACCGGGAATTCGAGCACCACCGGGCCGTCCTCCTGCAGGACTTCATGGAGCAGGGGTACGAGTTTCTTCCAGAGAACTGGTTCAACGGGTCGGTCATCGCCACCATGAATGCCCGCCTGACAGCCGAACAACTTACCGAAATCACCGAGGAGATGCTCGGCCATGCCAGGACGCTTCTCGAAAAATACCGCGTCAGCGGCACCACCGATCCGAACGCCCGCGCCGTACAAATGCACTTCAACGCGTTCCCGATCCTGCAGGGGCAGTTCGACACACCAGTGCAACGGGATAACCCTTACTGAACCGCAACGAAGAATTAGAAAGATGCAGCCATGACCACCACCTTTGTTACCTCTGTGCCCTCAATACGTCCAACAGGCTTCGAAGCTCTCCTGATCCGCATCGGCCACCGCTTGATTTCCGCCGGCGAGCGGATGGCCGTCAACCATGCCCGCCACAGCGAGGCGGTGGTGGCCCACGATGAACGGCGTCGGGATCTTTTGGCGCAGCATCATTCAGGTCTGCTGCCCTAGGGCTGACCTCCGCGCGTAGGTTCCTGATCAGCTGGAGCTAAGGGAGTACCCCAGAATTACCGGGCAGATGGTTGAACACCAGGGTTGTTTCGGTATGGCCCACTACCGGATCAGTCGTCAGGTGATCGAGTACCCAGTCCCGCAAGACCTCGGTGCTGGGGACCGCCAGATGCAACAGGTAGTCCACCGACCCGGCCACATGGAAGGTGGACACCACCTCGGGCAACAGGGGGACCCTGGCGGTAAACCGGTCGATCTCCTCCCGGTTGTGACCCTTGAGCTGTACCGACACCATCGCCTGCACCGCCCGGCCGACGGACGCGAAGTCGAGCTGGGCGTGGTAGCCACTGATGACCCCGCGGTCCACCAATTGCCTTGTCCTCAGCAGGGCGGTGGATGGTGCTACCCCGATGCGCTCGGCCAGCTGGGCATTGGTTATCCGGGCATCAGCCACCAACTCGCGCAGGATCAGTCTGTCGGTGTGGTCGAGCGTCATCGGGTCCCTGGGCCGCGCGGGGGTTCCTGATGGTTCGGGTGCGGCATCGTGTGCCATGGGCAAGCCACTTCCTGATGAGCTACTGCGGTTGTCTCCACCCTAGCGCTCACGAGTCGTCCGCGTTCAGTGCCGTGGTGCAGTTGGTGATCAAGCGATCCAGTTGGCTACGCAGGACGGCGTCGTCGACCCCGTGGTCGACGGCGTCCAACGCCGCTTCGAGCCCATGCCAGGCAGCATCGGTCAGTCGCCGGCCGGGAATCGTCAGAGTGACCACGTTCGCACGGGAGTCCGAGGTGCTGATCGTGACATCCACCAATCCTCGTCCCGTCAACTGCTGGATCCGCTGCGTGACCGATGCGCGGCTCACATCCAGGGCCTGGGCTATTTTCTGCTGGGAGGAAGGCCCGGCAATCCGCACGGCGAGCAGCACCAGAAACGGGGCGTAGTGGATGCCGTGGCGGGCAAGGAGATACTCATCCGAGACGCGGTTCACTAGTGAAGTTGCACGGTGCAGCTTGAACACCGTCGACTGTCGAAGATCCATACCGTTAAGTAGTTAACGTTTTCGGGTCCACGTCAAGTATGTCGGGGAGCGATTCTTCACGATCTGGCTAGACTTGCCGCCATGAGTGCTGAATGGGACACGCGGGTTGGGGCCTATGGCCTGATCATCAAGGAGTCAAAGATACTGCTGGCACATTGGAATGAGGGCGGCTCTACCGGATGGACCCTCCCGGGTGGGGGACTGGAGGAGGGAGAAGACGCGCCGACCGCGGCCGTCCGCGAGATTGAGGAGGAAACCGGGTACACGGCGCTGCTGGAGGACCTTCTCGGTGTGGATAGCCTGCACATTCCCGGAGCCTCACGGCACAACGGGTCGGGCCGGCCGATGCACGCCCTGCGAATTGTTTACCGTGCACACACCACCAGCGGAGTCCTTCGGCACGAGACTAACGGGTCCACCGATAGGGCTGCCTGGGTGGATCTCGCCGATCTGCCCACCCTGAACCGGGTGGGACTGGTCGATATCGCTCTGACGATGGTCAACCAGGGTTGAGGCCCGCCGATGGACGCGCTGCAGCAGTATGGCCTGACCGACCGGATTAGCGTGCTCTTCGCGGGTGCTTTCCCGGACGGGCGGATCGGGCCGGGGCGCGTGGTCAGGGTTGACCGCAGCCGGATGCTGGTCGCGACGGCGCGAGGCATTGAACCGCATGACGCACGTCCCGACGTCGCGACGGGTGACTGGGTGGCCTTGGCGGGTGCCGACCCCACGCACTCCGCCATCGTGGGGGTGATGCCCCGGTACTCGGTCCTGCACCGCAAGAAGGCCCATGATCCGCTTGCTGAGGTTCAGGTGCTTGCGGTGAACGTCGACCTGGTCGGCGTGGTGGTCCCCCTCGATCGCCCGATCTCGTCCAACCGGCTGGAGCGCACCCTGGTGGCTGCCTGGGATTCGGGTGCGGTTCCCCTCGTGATTCTCACGAAAGCGGACCTGAGTACCCGTTTCGATGAGGTCGTCGCCCAGACTGTCGAACGAGCCGGAGCGGCTGAGGTGCTCACCACCTCAGCGGATACCGGCGATGGCCTGGATGAACTGCTGTCGCGTCTTGTTCCCGGCGTCACAGCTGTGCTGCTGGGCCCCTCCGGCGCGGGGAAGTCCAGCCTGGTCAACGCACTGTTTGGCAGGGCCGTGCAGAACACCGGGTCGGTGAGGGCTGGCGATGGAAGAGGAAGACACACCACCACGTCGAGGGAGCTGATTCCCCTACCGGGAGGTGCGGTCCTGATGGACACGCCGGGGGTGCGTGGGTTTGCCCTGTGGGACGCCACCGACGGCCTGGACGAGGTGTTCGGAGACATTGAGGAACTTTTCGCCGGCTGCCGGTTCGCCGACTGTCGCCACGGACCTGAACCCGGGTGCGCTGTCCAGGAGGCCCTCGCCGGTGGGGTGCTCGAGGAGCGGCGCTGGCTGAGCTACCAGAAAATGGCGCAGGAGCTGGCGATTCTTCACCTGCGTCAGACCGACGCCAGACGTGCCCGAGGTCGCGGATCACACCAGCAGGCGAAGGAGTCTGCGATGGCCAAGGACCACCGCAACCGGTTCCGGCAGACCTAAAGCCTTTCGGTGGCGGGGGCGAGAATCATGTGTCCCACGGTGTCACTGTGGCATCCTGTGTAAATGGCAGAATTCAAGCAGTCGACCAAGCTCCACAACGTTCTCTACGACATTAGGGGGCCGCTGCTCGACCATGCCAAGTTCATGGAGGCGGAGGGGCACCGGATCCTGAAGCTCAACATTGGGAATCCAGCACCATTCGGATTCGAGGCTCCGGAAGCCATTCTGGTCGATATGATCCGTCACCTCCCGAAGGCCCAGGGCTACAGCGATTCCCGGGGCATCTTCTCAGCCCGGACCGCTGTGGTGCAGTACTACCAGAGCCGCGGGCTCACCCATATGGACGTCGACGACGTCTACCTGGGCAACGGGGTCAGCGAACTCATTACTCTTTCACTCCAGGCGCTGCTGAATAACGGCGACGAGATTCTGGTGCCCACACCCGATTACCCCCTCTGGACTGCCTCAGCGAGCCTTGCCGGGGGAACCGCTGTGCACTACCTCTGTGACGAGGAGAATCACTGGTGGCCCGATCTGGAGGATGTGGCCGCAAAGATCACCAGCCGCACCAAGGGGATTGTGCTGATCAACCCCAACAACCCAACCGGTGCCGTTTACCCCCGTTCGATCATCGAGGGCATGGTAAAGCTGGCGCGTGAACACGATCTCATCATTTTCGCTGACGAGATCTACGAGAAGATCCTGTACGACGACGCCGTCCACATCAACGCTGCCACCGTTACCGGCGACGACGTCCTGTGCCTGACCTTTAGCGGCCTGTCGAAGGCCTACCGGATTGCCGGATTCCGCAGCGGTTGGATGGCCATCACCGGGCCCAAGCACCAGGCCGCCGACTATATCGAGGGCATCAACCTCCTCGCGAACATGAGGCTGTGCGCCAATGTGCCGGCCCAGCATGCGATCCAGACGGCGCTCGGCGGCCACCAAAGCATCAATGACCTCATCTTGCCTGGGGGCCGGCTGAAGCAGCAGCGCGACAAGGCCTACCAGCTGTTGAACGAGATACCCGGGGTCAGTTGTGAACTGGCCCAGGGGGCCCTCTACCTGTTCCCGCGGCTGGACCCTGAGGTCTACCCGATCAAGGACGACGAGCAGTTTGCCCTCGACCTGCTCAAACAGCAGAAGATCCTGATCTCCCACGGCCGGGCGTTCAACTGGGTCAACCCCGACCACTTCCGCATGGTGACCCTGCCCAATGTTGATGATCTTGAGGACGCCATCGGTCGGCTCGCCGAATTCCTGAGTACCTACAAGCCCTAGTCCGCCTTCGGAAGGATCACCATGTCGTCTGCTCCCGCGTTCAAGACAAGCCCCACCCAGTCCCTGATGGTGGGGCCGGATGTGGACCTGGCTTCGATCCGCCCGCGCTCCACCCCGGGGTTTTCCGGTGGCAAGAAGAAGGGCAAAGCCAAACTTGCTGCGGGAAGCGCCCAGCTCTCGGAGCTGCAGGAGAAACTGTTCGCCGAGAGCAGGTTCGGCAGCGAAATCTCCCTACTGGTGGTCTTGCAGGCTATGGACACGGCAGGCAAGGGCGGGATCGTCCGCCACGTGGTGGGGGCCGTTGACCCGCAGGGTGTGAATCATTATGCCTTCAAAGCCCCCACCCGGGCCGAGAAGCGCCACGACTTCCTGTGGCGGATCAGGAAACAGCTTCCCGGGCCGGGAATGATCGGCGTTTTCGACCGGTCCCACTATGAGGACGTGCTGATCCAGCGGGTCCGTGGGATGGCGGAGCCCGCAACGATCGAGGAGCGGTACGGCATCATCCGGGACTTCGAGGCCGAGCTAACGGAGTCCGGGACCCGCATCATCAAGGTGATGCTGCACATCAGCCCCCGGGAGCAGAAGGAACGCCTGACCGAACGGCTGAAGCGCAAGGACAAGCACTGGAAATACAACACCGGTGACCTCGACGAGCGTCAGCTGTGGGACCAGTACCAGGCGGCGTACCAGGTGGCCATCGAACGGACAGCGACCCCCGACGCCCCGTGGTACGTGATCCCTGCGGACCGCAAATGGTACGCGCGTATTGCGGTGCAACAGCTGATCATCGATGCGCTGCAGGACATGCAGCTGAGCTGGCCACGTGCGGATTTCGACGTCAAAGCAGAGAAGGCGCGGCTGGCCAAGTCCTGACCAGGATCCGCCCGCCAGGTCAGCTGCGTCCCTCCATGCCACGGTTCAGCGTGGCGCTGTGACACTCCGGTTCAGTTCGACCGTTCAGCCCGACTGTTCAGCTTTGTCCCGTGCAGCGGCGAGACGCTTCTTGGCGCCTTCGAGCCAGGATTCACAGTGATCTGCCAGCGCCTCACCGCGTTCCCAGAGGGCGAGTGATCGCTCGAGCGTCACCCCGCCGGCCTCCAGTTGGCTGACGACGGCGACAAGCTGTTCCCGTGCCTGTTCGTAGGAGAGGCCGCTGACTTCTGCCTCCGGTCCGGTGTCGCCGGTCGAAGGTCCTGTGGTTTGGCTCATGGGATGTCTTTCGTTTCGGTGGATGGGGAATCGGGGCTGGGGGCGAGCGCTGACGCGGCCAGGTCGCCGCGTGCCAGCCGGATTTTGAGCAGTGTCCCGGGGGAGACGTTTGCAGCATCCCGGGCGATGGATCCGTCGGCCAGCTGGACCACCGCGTACCCTCGGTCGAGGGTGTTTTGCGGTGACAGGGCTCTTACCTGTGAGCGGAGGTGGTGCACCCTATCGACGTCGCGCGCCACTGCCGAGGTCGCCGCCTGACGGGCCCGCCCACGCAGCCGTTCGACGTCGTCCGAGCGCACCGACACCATGCCTTCGGGCTGGGCCAGGACAGGACGCGATCGCAGGTGATTGAGCCGCTCCGTTTCCCGGGAGACCAGGGTGTCGATGGCGCGGGACAACTGTGCCCGCGACTGGCGGATCCGCTGGAACTCCTCGGCGACGTCGGGAACCACACGCTTCGCGGCGTCGGTGGGGGTGGAAGCGCGCAGATCCGCAGCTTCATCAATCAGCGGCCGGTCGGCCTCATGCCCGATCGCGCTGACGACCGGGGTGCGGGTGGCGGCGACGGCCCTGACCATTTCCTCGCTGCTGAAGGGCAGGAGGTCCTCCAGCGACCCGCCGCCGCGGGTGATGATGATGACGTCGACGCTGGGTAGGGCGTCGAGCTCTGCCAACGCAGCGGTCACCTGCCCCACACACCCAACCCCCTGGACCGCGACTTCCCGGACCTCGAACTCTACGGCTGGCCAACGGAGGCTGGCATTGCGCAGGACATCCTTCATGGCATCCGACCCCCGCCCGGTGATCAAGCCGATCCGATGGGGCAGCAGCGGCAAGGGTTTGCGCAGCCGCGCGGCGAAGAGGCCCTCCGCGGCCAGCAAGTGGCGAAGCCGTTCGATCCTGGCCAGCAGGTCGCCCAGTCCCACCTGCCGGATCTGCCAGGTCTGCATGGACAACCGTCCGGTCTTCAACCAAAAATCGGGTTTGAGCTGGGCCACCACGCGTGAACCGTGCTCCAGTGGAAGTTCCAGCCGGGAGAGCACATTGCCCCGGATGGTCAGGGGCAGGGACACCTCGGCGTCGACATCCCGCAGCGTCACGAAACACATGTTTGACCGGCGGTTGACCTCGATCACCTGTCCCTCGACCCACGCCGCGGGGGCCCGCTCGAGGTGCGCCTTGAGTTTCTCGGACAGAAGGTGGAGTGGCCAGGGGCGTTCGGCGGTAGTTTCAGCGGCGGTGGCGGGCAGCGTCGTCGGCCCGCCCTGCCTGGCGTCAACCAGCGGCGGCGTCCCTGTTGCCGCGCCCGCAGCGAAGTTCGGCGGCTGCGCCGCGCCTTCGTTCTTCATCAGTTGACACTCCCAACGCTCGTGGCGGGAACGGGTAGTAGACCTTCTGACCCCACGCCTGTTCTCCTAATGTCTATCAGCTTGCGCCCCCTCTGAGTGTCCACACCGGGTCGGTGTGGAGGAATAGTGCAGCGGGAAGTGCATAATCGATACTTCTGCCACTACAAGCCAGGGACAACACATGCGGACAGTTGGTGCAGCGCTCTTGGTGCTGATCGCGTTGATACTGGCGGGCGTCGCCCTGCCGGGTGCGTGGATTGAACGAAACCTCGTGCAGGCTGATGGTTTTGTGGAACTAGCTGGGCCGCTCGGTGCTGATCCCGACTTCCAGGCCCGACTGACCGATGCCCTCGCTACTGAGGCGACCGCTGCTGCCGAGCTTCCGCCAGCGTTCGCAGGCATCATCGAGCCCTTGATAGCCGACGCGGCAGCCACCGTCGCTGCCCTGCCGGGGTACCCCGCAGCCTGGGACGATACGCTGCGCCGTTCCCATGACCTGAGCGTTCCCACCGAAGTGAATGTGAGCACCGGCGTGGAGTCGCCACAACCCCTGAGGCTCGACCTGACGCCTGTGGTGTCCCTTGCGCTCCAGGAGGTCGGCTCGGGTATAGGTATCGAGGTTCCGGAACCCGCAGAGACTCTCATCGAGATCGGTCCGGCCGAACAGCAGGTGGCACTGGGGCAGTTGGCGGCAATCTCCGGCCTCTGGCCCTTTCTGCTGACCGCGGCCGGGATGACCGCGCTGCTCGCACTGGTCCTTGCGCGCAGGCGTGGCACTACACTGGCGCTGCTTGGCGTCGGAATCGCTGTCCTCGGCGGGATCTACTGGCTGGCTTCCGGCGCCGCGCCGGGGGGCGCTGAACAGCTCCGCGCGCAGAACGCCGACGCTGAAAGCCCCATTGCTGCACTGTTCAGGGAGGGCCTGGTAGCGAGGGCGGTCGAGGATGCCCAACCGCTGAGTCTGGCGGTCTTTGGATTGGGTGTGGTGCTGTGCGTGATGGGTGTGGCGGCGAGACTCCTTGCAGGTGGACGGACTCGGACCCAGCAGGACTAGCCTCTGCGGATGAACCCGGCCGAGTTGGCCCGGCCGAGTTCACCCGGCCGGATTTGCCTAGCCAGATTAGCTCTGAGCGGATCACGGCTGGCGGCTTCGGGTAGTGCGGCTTCGAGCCGTTAGCATTGAGGGATGACCAGCACAGCAGTCTCAGTGCCCATGCCTTCGGTTCCTCGGAGGCGGCGTTCGCCTGCCGAGATCGAGGCCGCGCAGCCCGTCGATGGGGGACGCAAAGTCCTGCTTGCCGCTCCACGCGGCTACTGCGCGGGAGTGGACCGAGCCGTGATCGCCGTCGAGAAGGCTCTGGAACACTACGGTGCCCCCGTGTATGTCCGTAAGCAGATTGTCCACAATCTGCATGTCGTCACCACGCTGGAGGCCAAGGGTGCCATCTTCGTTGAAGAGAACGAGGAAGTGCCCGAGGGTGAACTGGTGGTCTTTTCCGCCCACGGAGTGTCGCCGGCCGTGATCCAGTCGGCCGAGGACCGCGGACTGCGAACCATTGATGCCACCTGCCCGCTGGTCACCAAAGTGCACAAGGAAGCTGTCCGTTTCGCTCGCGATGATTTCGACATCCTGCTGATCGGCCATGAGGGGCACGAGGAAGTGGAAGGAACTGCGGGGGAGGCTCCGGACCACATCCAGATCGTCAATGGGCCCGAAGATGTGGACAAGGTGACGGTTCGCGATCCTGAGCGGGTGATCTGGTTGTCCCAGACCACGCTGAGCGTCGATGAGACCATGCTGACCGTGAACCTCCTGAAGGAGCGGTTCCCCACCCTGCAGGATCCCCCCAGCGACGACATTTGTTATGCAACCTCCAACCGCCAGGCCGCGATCAAGAAGATATCGCCCAGTTCTGACCTGGTGATAGTTGTGGGATCGGCCAACTCGTCGAACTCTGTGCGGCTGGTGGAAGTGGCCCTTGAGTACGGTGCCAAGGCTTCCTACCGGGTCGACTTCGCCAACGAGGTCGACGAGACCTGGTTCGAGGGTGTCTCGACGATCGGCGTGACCTCGGGTGCGTCAGTGCCCGATAATCTGGTTCAGGACGTTTTACGTCTGCTGGCAGACTACGGGTACGGCGACGTCGAGGAAGTGGTGACTGCCGAGGAGGACATTATTTTCTCGTTGCCCAAGGAGATCCGCGCCACGCTGAAGGCGATGGGGGACTCCACCAGCGGGATCGGTGGCAGAGGGCCCCGGCCGAAGCGCTGAGCTTCGATCACCAGCTTTTCCGCCGCCGTCCCTAGGCGCTGCGGCGGTCGCCGTCGCTGTCGGAGGTGTTCTCGTTCAGTAGTTCGGCGGCGCCCAGGAGCCGGGGCGTCGATTCCACTGGGGACACCCGCAGGGGCCCGGATTTCTCCTCTGGCTGGGATGAGGCGCCCAGCGACGCCGAGTCGAAGTCGTTGATCCGGCGTGCTGTCGGCAGCACCCGGGTCTCGAGGGTACCCACAAACGAGTTGTACTTCTCCACCGAGGACTTCAACGAGTTGCCAAGCTTCGTGACGTGCTCGCCCATCGTTCCGAGACGGTCATACAGCTGCCGGGACAGATCAAAAAGCTCCTTCGCGTGCTCGGTCAGCACATCCTGCCGCCAGCTGTACGCCGCACCCTTGAGAATGGTCAGGAGCGACACCGGTGATGCCAGTGCGACATTGCGGGTGAAGGCGTAGTCGAGGAGTCCCGGATCAGCACGGAGAGCGGACGAGAGCACCGACTCCACCGGGATGAAACACACCACCAGTTCGGGGGTGTTCTCCACTCCGAGCCAGTACCTTTTGCGGGCCAGGGCATCAATGTGGGCGCGGAGAGCCTTCGCATGCTGTTGCAGGAGCAGGTCCCGCTGGCCTAGTACGCTCCCCTCTGCGGTCTCGGATCCCTCCGGTAGTTCATGGGCGTCAAGGAAGGCGGCCAGCGGCACTTTCGCATCGACCACCAGTTGCTTGCCGCCGGGCAACTGCACGATCATGTCCGGCCGGGCAGCAGTATCTTTTGCGCCGGCGTTGAGGGTGATGGTCGCTTGTTCCAGGAAGTCGACGCGGGCCAGCATCCCGGAGGCCTCCACCACCCGGCGCAA comes from the Arthrobacter sp. CAN_C5 genome and includes:
- a CDS encoding Lrp/AsnC family transcriptional regulator encodes the protein MHVVSKLDLVDIRLLLELVRDPRAQIGELSEHLGVARNTAQSRIRRLLRSGTLRASGRELDLEALNYDVAAFVTIEVSHRELDGVISGLRRLHQVLEVHEISGRGDVWCRVTAKDTHHLQSALRSILRIKGVIRTETVLALHEHIPYRTEPLLRTLADEQ
- a CDS encoding MFS transporter, with the protein product MSVLSELRMKPPEKVRWGWDASVRARLVLAAVVISTLLIGANLATPLYPLLQAELDITSFEVTVAFSAYVVTLVVGLLMVGHWSDHVGRRAALVLAIVIGFAGAGVFGAASSLPMLVLGRCLQGASVALATGASSAALRDLLPHRPDWASRFTLLASAGGVAAGPVIGGLLSLLPDPTRTPFALYSLVLAALLLPLLTLKARPAIRAADASSPFKALRPRRPVVSRAAGRAFWNASAVGFLSFAVFGFTLSLAPTYFASLAGTDFRPLIGLLAALVLGSSAVSQLMRVRGRHVVAVGLTALGLGVALIPVAGALDSVALLVLACFLAGAGQGIAFRTVFNEVALQVEPSQHSQIISTLYVLTYLGSAAPVVGLGAAVERWGLDRAVLGFAAVIAFASLLLATVSLLRTLRSRPVD
- a CDS encoding transcriptional regulator encodes the protein MNPRDEPTDRSDDRTLDLAGLKALSHPLRIQLLEQLSQRGPQTASSLAASLGESSGATSYHLRQLAKHSLVREVEGRGSARERWWERPPGALTLFSKNLAADPAALHASKIVNREFEHHRAVLLQDFMEQGYEFLPENWFNGSVIATMNARLTAEQLTEITEEMLGHARTLLEKYRVSGTTDPNARAVQMHFNAFPILQGQFDTPVQRDNPY
- a CDS encoding Lrp/AsnC family transcriptional regulator — its product is MAHDAAPEPSGTPARPRDPMTLDHTDRLILRELVADARITNAQLAERIGVAPSTALLRTRQLVDRGVISGYHAQLDFASVGRAVQAMVSVQLKGHNREEIDRFTARVPLLPEVVSTFHVAGSVDYLLHLAVPSTEVLRDWVLDHLTTDPVVGHTETTLVFNHLPGNSGVLP
- a CDS encoding MarR family winged helix-turn-helix transcriptional regulator, which encodes MDLRQSTVFKLHRATSLVNRVSDEYLLARHGIHYAPFLVLLAVRIAGPSSQQKIAQALDVSRASVTQRIQQLTGRGLVDVTISTSDSRANVVTLTIPGRRLTDAAWHGLEAALDAVDHGVDDAVLRSQLDRLITNCTTALNADDS
- a CDS encoding NUDIX hydrolase; the protein is MSAEWDTRVGAYGLIIKESKILLAHWNEGGSTGWTLPGGGLEEGEDAPTAAVREIEEETGYTALLEDLLGVDSLHIPGASRHNGSGRPMHALRIVYRAHTTSGVLRHETNGSTDRAAWVDLADLPTLNRVGLVDIALTMVNQG
- the rsgA gene encoding ribosome small subunit-dependent GTPase A, whose protein sequence is MDALQQYGLTDRISVLFAGAFPDGRIGPGRVVRVDRSRMLVATARGIEPHDARPDVATGDWVALAGADPTHSAIVGVMPRYSVLHRKKAHDPLAEVQVLAVNVDLVGVVVPLDRPISSNRLERTLVAAWDSGAVPLVILTKADLSTRFDEVVAQTVERAGAAEVLTTSADTGDGLDELLSRLVPGVTAVLLGPSGAGKSSLVNALFGRAVQNTGSVRAGDGRGRHTTTSRELIPLPGGAVLMDTPGVRGFALWDATDGLDEVFGDIEELFAGCRFADCRHGPEPGCAVQEALAGGVLEERRWLSYQKMAQELAILHLRQTDARRARGRGSHQQAKESAMAKDHRNRFRQT
- a CDS encoding pyridoxal phosphate-dependent aminotransferase, which gives rise to MAEFKQSTKLHNVLYDIRGPLLDHAKFMEAEGHRILKLNIGNPAPFGFEAPEAILVDMIRHLPKAQGYSDSRGIFSARTAVVQYYQSRGLTHMDVDDVYLGNGVSELITLSLQALLNNGDEILVPTPDYPLWTASASLAGGTAVHYLCDEENHWWPDLEDVAAKITSRTKGIVLINPNNPTGAVYPRSIIEGMVKLAREHDLIIFADEIYEKILYDDAVHINAATVTGDDVLCLTFSGLSKAYRIAGFRSGWMAITGPKHQAADYIEGINLLANMRLCANVPAQHAIQTALGGHQSINDLILPGGRLKQQRDKAYQLLNEIPGVSCELAQGALYLFPRLDPEVYPIKDDEQFALDLLKQQKILISHGRAFNWVNPDHFRMVTLPNVDDLEDAIGRLAEFLSTYKP
- a CDS encoding PPK2 family polyphosphate kinase, with translation MSSAPAFKTSPTQSLMVGPDVDLASIRPRSTPGFSGGKKKGKAKLAAGSAQLSELQEKLFAESRFGSEISLLVVLQAMDTAGKGGIVRHVVGAVDPQGVNHYAFKAPTRAEKRHDFLWRIRKQLPGPGMIGVFDRSHYEDVLIQRVRGMAEPATIEERYGIIRDFEAELTESGTRIIKVMLHISPREQKERLTERLKRKDKHWKYNTGDLDERQLWDQYQAAYQVAIERTATPDAPWYVIPADRKWYARIAVQQLIIDALQDMQLSWPRADFDVKAEKARLAKS